A region of the Anomalospiza imberbis isolate Cuckoo-Finch-1a 21T00152 chromosome 11, ASM3175350v1, whole genome shotgun sequence genome:
TTCTGAGCATCAGGAACGtgtgaaaagcagcagcaggactttCCTGGGTAGAGGCAGAGGGATGCCTTGAGGGCAGCACGGATACAAATCTCAGAGCAAGTCCCTGAAGAGCAAGCCTCAGCTTTCCTGCAGGGATAGGAGAATTGCAGCCAGCCTAGGAGAGCTCTCCTGGGCTTTTTCAGGCTGATGTGTCCCTGGAAAAGCCACAGGGAGCTTTTCTTACGATCCCTGAGCTTTCCCCAGTCTTCAGTCATTACCCTCAGCTGAGGATGCAGGTTTGCAGGAACACTGATGCCTGGGAAGCTGGTGTTGgcagtggggaaggggaaggttTTTGGGGAGACAGACAAGAATGGTGATAATGGGTGGGTAACACCCACTCTGGTGCTGGGTCCCAGAGCAGCACTTCATCTTTCCTTCTGGAGGAAGATGTGCTTAGATGTGGCACATGCTCTGGCACGGGCTTGGCGCTGTCTCAGCCAGGTGCGGGCCACGCTCAGGTCAGTGCCCTTGTCTGGCTGGGACCTGGGTGCAGTCAGCTGGGTCGCTTCTCTTTCCCAGACATTCCCAGGTTAAATTCAAACCTTCCTTCCCATGGGACCCCTGCCTTGGTGCAAAGCCAGGGGTGATGGCAGCACCTCAGCTCCACCCTCAAGGTGCCGCTCACCTCTGTGTCCGACAGCGACGTGCCTCGTCAGCCCCTGGCAGCCTGCGGCGTGGCTGGCACGGCGTCCTGGGCCCGTCAGGACACTGTGCTAACGCGAGCTGACAGGGCCAGCGGTGGCAGGCGTGGGGCAGCGAGGGCACAGCCAGCGGGGGCTGTCGCTGTGCATCCGTCACCTCCGCCAGCCGCGGGGCACGGACCTCATGGAGCCGCACAAAGTCACTGTCGGGAGCGGCGCTGGGAGGCCAGGCTGCCTCAGGAGAGCTGCTCCCCCAAACACTCACCCCTCcttggatgggggagggggCAGTATTGACAATTTATTTGGGCACAAAGTTGAGTTTTTGCTGGGAAAAAAGCTGCTTGTTTCCGAGCCAGAGAAGTTGAAAGGATGTGTGCTAGTGTGGTCCCGATGCCACAGGGTTCTTCCCCTCCTGCTAGTCAcagggctgccagcagctcttggGACCAGGGCGCTCAGCCATGGGAGGGGGCTGCAGGTCCCTGAAGGGTCCTGTCCCCATGATGTCtgagctgtgctcctgcccaCAGCCGGTAGCCCTGGCCTCCCCTGTGCTGCATGTGATGGCCAcatgttcctgctcctgctccagctgtggatGGGATACTGGTGACTGGCAGATGGGTAAGATACCCTTATCCCTCTGTGGGATCAGACAGGCATTTTGTGGGGGGCAGAACCTCTCCCTGTTTCAGGAAGAGGCAAGGCTGGGTGCCAGAGAAGGCAGCACAGGTGAAATGAGTGGGGGGCTCCATCTGCAGGGGGCTCCATCTGCCAGGGCTTTGCCAAAGGCAGTGCCAGTCCCATCCCTAGTGGTATCTTTCCCCTGCATCTAAACCCTGCTTGTTCCTTTTGGGTTCTGGATGTGCCCTTGTGTCAGTCGGTGCTGCTCCTTCACCAGCTCCGAGGCATCATTTAGGGGACCTGCCCTCCCAAGGACAAACCACTGGATGCTTCTCTCTCATCAGCAGCAGACCACCAGCACATTTAACCCCCTTGCCAAGGCCACCTGAAGGCCATTTGAtgggagcagaggctgccagTCCAGTGCAGATTGCCTGGCTCCGTGTGCCGGGCCTGCAGGAATTCAGGGCTCCCTCAGACCTCAGCCTCCCACCGCTGTGCCCGTGAGCTGCACACTGCTGCAAAGGCAAGGAGACACTCAGCCCAGCGTGAGCTTAAAAAAATAGGCATTTTTATTCCAATGGAACTAGAGAATTACGAcccaggagaggggaggatTACTCACATTTATCGATAGGCTGATTAGGTTACTGCCTAAATAGCTGTGCTTGAGCAGCGCGTGTCCGCCTCAAGGAGAAGCAGCGAAGGAGCGCGTGGTGCATCGGAGACCTCAGTGTCCTTGGTGGCACGGCGAGCTCTGAGCAATGCGGGCTGGGGCGCTGTGTCTCGTCACCTAATCCTGCCTTGACGATTTACAGCTTCTCGGGAAGCAAAAGCTTGTAAGGTTTGCTTGGCTGTGTGGCTGGTCAGATGCTGAGCTCCATCCCTCCTGCATGGCCATGTTTGGGGACGGGTGTGGGGGTGTTTACTCCCCATTTGTGACAGGGTCACAGTCCCCTGCTCCCAGCCGTGACATGCTGATGGCAACCGGCGTGTGCTGGGAGAGGACAGTGGCATCGCCATTCCTGAGGACCCTGGCATGAGCCAGGACAATGTCCCACTTGTCACAGCTATTCCTTGGCCTGGGGGGGCTGTGGCAGTGGTGTCAGGTTGGGCGTCTCATGCCTGGGGACATGACAGACCCCCCGGCCTGGTGTCACATTAGGGAGGATGGGTGCCCAAACGAAGGGGTGTTTCTCCAGCATGCTGGGTTCATCAGCGTTACCCGTGTGCTAACAAGGCCATTGCCAGCGGATTATGCAAGGCGTTCTTGCTGGGCACCAATGTGCCCGTGGCCCAAAACCCACCAGGAGCCCATGGGTGAAGCGGTTGTGGGTGATGTCAGTCGCTCCCATGGGTCGTGGTCAAGCCAGGAACTCAGGATGCCCAATAATCCTGATCTAGCAGCGATGGAGGAGAGCAGCTCTTGGGAGGCCTCAGCTCTCCTCCTAGCTCTGTCCCACTAAGACACAATGGGGGTATCAGAAAAGACAGAGCTGATGGACTCTGAGTCCGACTTGAGCTGCAGGACCTTGGGGTGCTTGGGGTCAGGGAAGTCCTCACCAAGGGCCAGGCGCATCTTGCCATTCTGTGTCTCCCTGATGGGCTCGAGGAAGACGACGTGTTTGTTGGCGCTGGCCTTGCGGTTTGGCCCATCGGTGGCAGGGGGAGTGGTGCTGAGGATGGAGGACTGGGCGCTGCACTCCTGCGGGGGGCTGAGTGGGGCCGGCCTCTtgcagcagcccaggcagcGGCACGGCGTGAGGTACAAGTAGATGATCACCAGCACCAGGCTCACAATGCAGCCCAGCAGGGTCGTGAGGCCAGTGCTGAAGGTCTCCCCAGCTGCCTTGGGGTAGAGGACGGTCATGTTGAACTCGCACATCCTGCTGAAGTTGTAGGGGCTGTTCATGGTCAAGCCTACGTAGACCCCCGAGAGCCAGGGCTTGGCTGCGGCGATCCTCAGGCTGCCGTTGCGATAGAGCTCCAGGGAGCGATTGCTGTTCCCTGGGTGTTTGATGGGCTCGTGGTGAGGGGTGATCCACATGTAGGTGGTGGCAGCGTGCGGCAGGCTGGTGTTACTGGTGTTACAGGTGAGCAGGATGGGCTGGCCCACCACCACCTCCAAGTGCGAGAGGTGCGCGTCTTCGGTGCTCGCTGAGCAGTTCTCAAACATGTGTCTGTGTTTGAGGAACTTGATCAGGGACCGGGGCACGTTGTCAGACACCTTGCAGGTGTGTTCCTCAGAGAAATCTTTCACAGAGCTGAAACCTCGCTGATTCCAGCGCTGAAGCATCAGGTAGAGCGGGCAGCTGCACCTGATGGGGTTGTTGTGCAGGTACAAGCCATTGCCGATGTGTTcgggcagagctgccagcacctcCACGGGGATGCTGCTCAGGCTGTTGGAGGAGAGGTCCAGCGTGCGGAGCTTGTGGATTCCCAGCCCCTGCACAGCATGGAAGGGGAAGGTGGTCAGGTTGTTCCAGCTCAGGTAGACTTTCCGCAGATCACTCAGCTTGGCAAAGGCGTTTTCATCCACCCGCTTGATGTGGTTGTCATAGAGCAGTAGCTCCTCCAGGCTCACCAGTGCCTCGAAGTAGTGCCTCTCCACAGCTTGCAAGTGGTTGGAGGACATGTCCAGGTACCGCAGGAAGGAGGCATTGAGGAAAGCCCGCGGAGAAAGGTCCCGAATCTGGTTGTGGCTGATGTGGAGGGCCTCGAGGTGCGGGAGGGCAGCCAGCCAGTGGTCGTGGAGCTGGGTGAGGACATTGTGGCTGAGGTCCAGCGTGCTGGTGGTGGGCGGCAGTGCCCGGGGCACCCGCTGCAGCATCTGCcggctgcagctcagcaggtcgGAGGTGCAGATGCAGGCGTCGGGGCAGCGGTGGGGCTGCGGGGAGGCTCGGGGGGcgcacagctggagcagcagcaggaacagctttGCCACCCGGGGCCAGACCGAGTCCGCGGTCACCGGCGAGGACATTGTGGCGGGCAGGAGCCTCTGTACAGCCCGGCGGCACAGCCAGGCTCGATGAGACGCGAGAAAAAATCTGCCGCCGACTCTCGTCTCTCCCTCAATGCTGGCTTGGCTCTACCAATCATCCAGAGACGCCCTTTTGCACCCCGCTAAAGAGAATCCCGATTCCAGCCGTGGGGCTAGAAAAGACCAAAAGGGCGGCATCGCCCTGCCCGGTTCTGCCGCGGCTCACCCGAGGCTGCCTCGtacctgtgctgctgggggccgggggctgccggGGGTCGGGTGGGCGCCGGCGATCGGCATCAGGGGGCTGAGGCGCTCGGGCGCTCCGGGGCTGGGCGGGCGCTTCGCTGCCTCCTGGAGCCGCTCATCCCTGGAGTGCGAAGTTTCTCAGGGCTCAGCGCCGCCGGGGCACATCCGCACGCTGCGACCTCCGGGGAGCCTGGTCCGGCTCCCTCCCGGGCAGCATCTCCGGGAGCCGGGCGCGCTCCGGGAGCGCGGTCGCGCTCCTGCCCCTATTTACGCGCGGGCGGTGCGCGGCGAGGGGGCCGGGCGGGATCCCATTGGCCCCGGCGCGGGGAGTGGTGGCCCTAGcccggtcccggtccctgtccccgtgctTGGCCGTGGCCCTCCCTGCCGGTGGGCAGAGCGATGCGCAGCCAGCACCGACCCTGCGTGGTCGCTCGTCCCCAGGGGAGCTGAGGACCACTTCGGCCTCATCGGTGTGCAGCCGCCGGAGAGCTGCGACCGGCTGTAATCCATAAAGCGGCTGCCCCACCACTGCCCAGCCTCTGGCAGAATGCTGGAATAAACCCGCCGCCTCTGGGACCCCCTAGTGTCACATCCTGCACCCAGGCTGGGAGTGGGGATGGCGGTCACCCCCCggtgctgctcctctcccagccgCGGTCCTTCCTGCTGCCCTAATCCTCATCACGCCACGAGCTGGGGACTCCCCAGCACCCCCGGCCCTGGGGTGAGCAGGGGGGCTGAGCCCGGTGGGGTCCCCGCGGCAGAGGGGGTGCCGCGGGCTGCTGACGGGGAAGGAGTGGCCATAGGGTGAAGGACACGCAGGAATGTCATTATCCAGAGCTCAGGCGGTTTAGTGGGAAGAGGAGAGCTGGGGAATTGTTTTCCATTAGGGCAGCAAAAAGCTAATTTGGCGCTGCGGCTGCTGCGAGGCAAGGGGCTGTTAACCCCCTGTGCCCTGGCTCA
Encoded here:
- the AMIGO3 gene encoding amphoterin-induced protein 3 — translated: MSSPVTADSVWPRVAKLFLLLLQLCAPRASPQPHRCPDACICTSDLLSCSRQMLQRVPRALPPTTSTLDLSHNVLTQLHDHWLAALPHLEALHISHNQIRDLSPRAFLNASFLRYLDMSSNHLQAVERHYFEALVSLEELLLYDNHIKRVDENAFAKLSDLRKVYLSWNNLTTFPFHAVQGLGIHKLRTLDLSSNSLSSIPVEVLAALPEHIGNGLYLHNNPIRCSCPLYLMLQRWNQRGFSSVKDFSEEHTCKVSDNVPRSLIKFLKHRHMFENCSASTEDAHLSHLEVVVGQPILLTCNTSNTSLPHAATTYMWITPHHEPIKHPGNSNRSLELYRNGSLRIAAAKPWLSGVYVGLTMNSPYNFSRMCEFNMTVLYPKAAGETFSTGLTTLLGCIVSLVLVIIYLYLTPCRCLGCCKRPAPLSPPQECSAQSSILSTTPPATDGPNRKASANKHVVFLEPIRETQNGKMRLALGEDFPDPKHPKVLQLKSDSESISSVFSDTPIVS